In Carnobacterium sp. CP1, the following are encoded in one genomic region:
- a CDS encoding NUDIX hydrolase, giving the protein MFTDIQKRLAEREPKPLGKQRYFSVLLPIIMVAGVPNLLYEVRSQHISQPGETSFPGGAVEAGETYEAAAIRETMEELNLPFDCIHILGEMDYIVSDQVVIRSFVAELKDVQLEDIVCNEEVEEVFAIPLDYLLTHKPTYYTVSTKLEHPENFPYELIQGGEKYDWKSGHQAIAFYHLENHQLWGYTAGLTARFIELLKLENPIE; this is encoded by the coding sequence TTGTTTACTGATATTCAAAAACGATTAGCTGAAAGAGAGCCGAAACCACTTGGGAAACAACGGTATTTCTCTGTTTTGCTGCCGATTATCATGGTGGCAGGCGTTCCTAACCTATTATATGAAGTCCGCAGTCAACACATTTCTCAACCTGGTGAAACCTCTTTTCCAGGCGGAGCAGTAGAAGCTGGTGAAACTTATGAAGCAGCGGCTATTCGGGAAACGATGGAAGAATTGAATCTTCCGTTTGACTGCATTCATATATTAGGTGAGATGGATTATATCGTTAGTGACCAAGTTGTTATCCGTTCTTTTGTGGCTGAACTAAAGGATGTTCAACTTGAGGACATCGTATGCAACGAAGAGGTAGAAGAAGTATTTGCGATTCCATTAGACTATCTATTAACCCATAAACCAACCTATTACACGGTCAGTACTAAATTAGAACATCCAGAAAATTTCCCATATGAATTAATACAAGGAGGGGAAAAGTACGATTGGAAGTCCGGGCACCAAGCCATTGCTTTTTACCATTTGGAAAATCACCAATTATGGGGATATACGGCTGGGTTAACCGCCCGGTTTATAGAATTGCTTAAACTGGAAAATCCAATAGAATGA
- a CDS encoding aminotransferase class IV, translating into MMMETVEQTSYFLNDQQMSTKELEVFQQLEGKSVYEVIRVQQRIPLFLEDHLERLRSSAASVGMPLTVSDDILWQRIYRLISLNDVENQNIKIIWNQKKEGVLLIFFTKSVYPPKESYVSGIHTSLLKLERQDPTIKLQRADYQQTVLKAREEKNAYEVLLVDQSDYVTEGSRSNLFIVKNGQLYTSPAKNVLLGIVRKKVLEICRTQGWKVVEEHLPAAQLDEIDGAFITGTGNNVLPIHTIDELVLRSTEDPIVLTLIQKFDDLVTRYIHKHTANQSY; encoded by the coding sequence ATGATGATGGAAACAGTTGAACAAACGAGTTATTTCCTAAATGATCAACAAATGTCTACAAAAGAGTTAGAAGTTTTTCAACAATTAGAAGGAAAAAGTGTTTATGAGGTTATTCGTGTCCAACAAAGAATTCCGCTTTTCTTAGAAGACCATCTTGAACGCCTCAGAAGTTCTGCAGCTTCTGTCGGCATGCCGTTAACCGTTTCAGATGACATTTTATGGCAACGCATTTACCGTCTTATTTCTTTGAACGACGTTGAAAACCAAAACATCAAAATCATTTGGAATCAAAAAAAAGAAGGAGTGCTGTTGATTTTCTTCACTAAGAGCGTTTATCCGCCTAAAGAATCTTATGTTTCGGGTATCCATACCAGCTTATTGAAATTGGAGCGGCAAGATCCGACCATCAAACTCCAACGAGCAGACTATCAACAAACAGTTTTAAAAGCACGCGAAGAAAAAAATGCTTATGAAGTTTTATTGGTTGACCAGTCTGACTATGTCACTGAAGGAAGCCGCTCAAATCTCTTTATCGTAAAAAATGGACAGCTTTATACTTCTCCCGCAAAAAACGTCTTACTTGGGATCGTCCGTAAAAAAGTATTGGAAATTTGTCGAACACAAGGTTGGAAAGTCGTTGAGGAGCATCTTCCTGCAGCTCAGCTGGATGAAATCGATGGAGCTTTTATCACGGGTACCGGAAACAACGTTTTGCCTATCCACACAATCGATGAATTGGTTTTACGCTCTACCGAAGATCCTATCGTATTAACGTTAATCCAAAAGTTTGATGATTTGGTAACCCGCTACATCCACAAACATACTGCGAATCAATCTTATTAG